Proteins from a genomic interval of Salmo trutta chromosome 39, fSalTru1.1, whole genome shotgun sequence:
- the LOC115179370 gene encoding xin actin-binding repeat-containing protein 2 isoform X2 has product MEIQSGNGEELEVVSGESLATSGSVSSSPYLSGPQADGTDDQVLREDLQAAKTIERFDIPLSNLKRMFEKPPGAANTEVRAVQSSPSRRAPASSYQLDQKRDPSPGEKMASTHDPSLSAGGTRPGRPEEREGVVSQRKGDGGAPTSEEAESVSLKERMAMYQAAVSKKEASSSSTTVMEESEACSLPGGLASVKKQFESQEYASSSQSQTSVTQVHLEKRSVQEVSSSQEVTVRSSVREVIPTTQQVAYSHGQEVTHDQRVQQSNVASSYENHYDETVRVIGGEDLPKVSTQVLKQQYEKTIEQATPGKQIKIDLDYNQFQWAPINQSSSAAASYESSSIVKQSSRASAATSYETSSTMRTGAVSSSTAASASSTMRTGAVSSSTAASASSTMRTGAVSSSTAASASSTMRTGAVSSSTAASASSMDYETMEHFPPPPTELMPQEVPECCDSLPPQEQAGQQRYIFNKEQYSKQRNLNELKRLYKHIHPEVRRTMEKDYFTDVTEIEQAQLDSEDEMTGEVQQACYAFENSGGDECMSPEGDYLEWDEILKGEVQSMRWMFENKPLDTIKDDTPDEDDEVKNIAQQEIIAGSDVKYTAWMFETQPMDALRADTPDSTVQTGQLTELARGDVRTATYLFETQPLDCLNKIYQEDEQALEVVFTKDITGGDVKTARYLFETQHLDSLSHTETIEESHFLKLKSELEEIKGEVKTTTRMFETQPMCVIRGNSGNILEITAIRREEMEKGDVKTSRWLFETQPLDMINKDPAKVKLICGVSMEDNSQGDVNRGRWLFETKTLDSIKDEEWQSIRQKEEIIGADVRKHCLVFETQQMDTLKDNANARHLPSEAIVGGDVQSAKHLFETVPMENLKDLAEVGKLQKMVASEEEKGDVRHQKWVFESQPLENIREEKKEMTRSINLEELDKGDVTNHKERFETLDLSRCEGAQRIQVEGVTSGSVKSNKVLFESTPMYAMQDSEGHYHEVKTVRREEIVKGDVRSCRWMFETRPIDEFDESSNKFQIIKGISKEEIESGDVKTAKWLFETQPLDGIKHFSNTEEDETKTKESVEIEKGDVKTCRWLFETQPMDNLYEKADKVRNETEVEEVNKGDVKTCTWLFETQNLDNICDHSESESETVLKTCTVKQEDVHGKDVHHACFLFETENLENLTGEESGAFRRVTKIDVQSGDVSRMKFLFQNRSSDIMTSTSSETMHKLKTLTAEEIQKGNVVNNMWLFENQPIDTIREDTEEAKDTRTVTDVQGGNVGQGRFIFETYSLDKIQEESTETEISKLQSIIRDDIEKGDVKSYTMMFENQPLYAICDKEGHYHEVTTMTKEEIMRGDVVGARWLFETKPLDSIRDTDDVYVIKSVTEEDVQKGDVSTARWRFETQPLDEIAEDMKVLTKTVEDIQGGDVKTNKHLFETDEMSQKYVRTVSVSEIQKGDVRTASWMFETHSIDKIHGEGSEYDEMETVTKEEVMKGDVKQSVWLFEKQPLDSIKESDGTETVVTREEIPQADVKTTTWLFETTPLTKFNENSVERTEIMGKSIKETLEELYCQKMVDSQGILIETDEIGDVRMAKYRLMNQDAPEIQKEEVIRGDLNNIMMNLLNRREMTEKGIVIDQEERGNINTTVKQLFNQEKGFNVEKEEILRGDIQEAINNLLKEEGSSKRGILIQEDEKGDVRMTIYSLLNKEDGAGIEKEDIIKGNVSRTLHRLLSNPGSEESKRIRVEDTERGNVSFYSTCIESGALDYLRQLQFEPNEEQEQAQKERIIGGDVMETKMTLWKNQQQIERTVADDDIVPGDVNNTVKVFMMEPALLLENLQKEEIVKGDLRAALDSLTKTISKRVVIEKEEVVKGDLHTTLRSLEDAQNQAKEMEKPEIVRGDIRGALQSLEKSATTKTEVTVEDLVPGDIKGTLKSLEEAKQAVKEMEKEEIVKGDIHTALKGLHEASSEKKLYQHQVSEQGDVRGTIQLLLEPSTSPRMQRRGSTEGDVKTSIKCLYEGQGQDQDEEQSQMEKEEVIKGDVKGAIKNLMQRKEYSNRKVRKYPPRKAPRAHVKNPLPTQQVVDHEYSDVAKNENVTVNLAPAVKNLSQSQSSKLQDTTQKHTEMYTENKSVKSSKTLTQEEHSMTTQVQTVNILEASQQEHGKEQTQVKEQTHVKQQSVKLKLQPPPKHMIIKKKNLTNQMTDNTSMNQITEIKAANQMTVNQSANQMTVNQSANQMTVNKSANHMTENKAANHMIVNKSANHMTENKASNQMSVNKSANHMTENKAANQMIVNKSANRMTENKASNQMSVNKSAHHMTENKAANQMIVNKSANHMTENKAVSDINVTKETQRETQVSDMNVTTQVKTVNMSESSQQTHVEEQAVKQKTPPAPKPIFINKKNMTNQMTNNTSTNQMKEIKAANQMTENKAAADINVMKETQSTSQTIIVSKQTQETKTMKQLQTTVTEHKTVTQKHNVKNLNTNFRNMDMKGKGMLKKGTPEIHFPPPPTSSPPPSESEMSLPPPPSPVAGCPMSLSSRSPMFPTSRPLIMRQDSDLPPPPPPPPVECGEPDFFPSPPPPPPPSVAGQDFLPPPPSQQELNSMPHQVPTPPPGKPFKARPLFKIPKPEPPKQPILVKPKWQKKQVAPPPPPPPPQPMTVQAEHKEEGVVQEVKREISCKQEENTNTTNTQVQSDSTVSMTKIPSPIPVAKPPQEELPRPPKKVFIPPIKIPPPAEPAPVAKPKPFARKFKTPLMLAEERYRVQREEAERNKSQDTTPASSRVTSPTSPPTNMMQMMGSTNVASEQHSDAHKTEQSKVTSEVTHEQAEETQSKSKVRTASQEPPTKKALSHIPLSKPLISMVNKESNSESGNISSDKKHITIDQSSMVSSGKELASSVASRKHQAVFSGKHQAVSVSAAHPHHESNIKVQSGSNVISSSVAEQQSGMTASSQSIISTQSIVQENVNLQTQSAITSDAEDAKNTNAFLTQEVKNIPSQPTKIKIPKVTPNFKVRTVKLPTEKKEEKSEVVEKDQRAVKNELHVHQTGMETISKSETRVVQESTQMATSSSAKNEVKVEMNVTQEKAEEVEKTAAAKETKLEIQMKTKAKQKGIKIPLPKEPKLVPMPVAQAPGHCHISVSHSQQSMQEQHIQKHEQVIVNARVVQQSFQKQEQQVRTQKQQVKSFQQQGEVSKMQQLQERSKAESKAVSMNIAGNAAAQTETAQSMVESTAQSVEETTDSEKCVMVQKLLFNIKQLHPGKMDSNSVRTILSEVPDWLMRAEEKRDLTQVAVQQNKKKLTEIIFRVRNLAQAKLVFLEGHMAAMAKQESEPAPASPPAPHPAPPPASSPASSPAPPSAPPPAKALEKKGFGGATAKISKISIGSSRVETYKKVVEEKKISHESKKPELTEVKAPDPRVPSPTLATRTPSPTFISIESVRRTNSPLIVTPSPPPSYRSGATPTPPPPPPRTPTSRFCRATPSPTLSRSEKLAKLKDSTVKLSRGMTPPPPMPEFLTTEQASDREDSPALIEPEIHMQTQEMETGTMTPDVADMVDSMMTVRDKKFFFEEAQKAEVSRTYMRKDPIEIPERLGPEDLEEVPEVVNIDIMKEDLPRLDLSKLVNQFESPQPKLYIRKDPIVITDRLGSDTEDPEADPKTPKTDETPAFNIKAIKNAFDLGDRNALKEVREKQEERERRESESAEPTGHSKTKSVTEEFSGVDEFGTVTRGVRSETSMHSESHMTRPLPPSYADVVKGTVEEMAVPVEAATEDLLKSFHQSWAESESVFQNLGFSVSEQRTSQIVTHQQETVVTENSSSRVRTVHGVSEEGVSDGVSDRRQTQFP; this is encoded by the exons CTGCGGGTGGAACCAGGCCAGGACGTCCTGAGGAAAGGGAAGGGGTGGTGAGTCAGAGGAAAGGAGACGGAGGAGCGCCCACCAGCGAGGAGGCGGAGTCCGTGTCACTAAAGGAACGCATGGCCATGTACCAGGCGGCCGTGTCCAAGAAGGAGGCCAGCAGCTCCTCCACCACG GTTATGGAGGAGTCTGAAGCCTGTTCTCTGCCAGGGGGTCTGGCCAGCGTGAAGAAACAGTTTGAGAGCCAGGAGTACGCCTCctcctcccagtcccagaccagcgTTACCCAGGTCCACTTAGAAAAGAGATCCGTGCAG GAGGTGTCCAGCTCACAGGAGGTGACAGTGAGGAGCAGTGTCAGGGAGGTCATTCCCACCACTCAGCAAGTGGCCTACTCCCATGGCCAGGAG GTGACTCATGATCAAAGAGTTCAACAAAGCAACGTGGCCTCCAGTTATGAAAACCATTATGATGAAACGG TTAGGGTCATTGGAGGAGAGGACTTACCAAAGGTCTCCACTCAGGTTTTGAAGCAGCAGTACGAGAAGACGATCGAACAGGCCACGCCGGGCAAGCAAATTAAG ATTGATCTGGATTACAACCAGTTTCAATGGGCACCGATAAACCAGTCCTCCTCAGCAGCAGCTAGCTATGAAAGTTCCTCCATTGTGAAACAGTCATCCAGAGCTTCAGCAGCAACGAGCTATGAAACCTCATCCACTATGAGGACAGGGGCTGTGTCCTCATCTACCGCTGCCTCAGCCTCATCCACTATGAGGACAGGGGCTGTCTCCTCATCTACCGCTGCCTCAGCCTCATCCACTATGAGGACAGGGGCTGTCTCCTCATCTACCGCTGCTTCAGCCTCATCCACTATGAGGACAGGGGCTGTCTCTTCCTCTACCGCTGCCTCAGCCTCATCCATGGATTATGAGACCATGGAGCACTTCCCTCCTCCACCCACTGAACTAATGCCCCAGGAGGTCCCCGAGTGCTGTGACTCTCTCCCGCCTCAGGAGCAGGCTGGCCAACAGAGATACATCTTCAACAAGGAGCAGTACTCCAAGCAGAGGAACCTCAATGAGCTGAAGCGCCTGTACAAGCACATACACCCAGAGGTTCGGAGGACCATGGAGAAGGACTACTTCACCGACGTCACTGAGATCGAGCAGGCACAGCTGGATAGTGAAGATGAGATGACCGGGGAAGTCCAGCAGGCTTGCTATGCGTTTGAGAACAGTGGTGGTGATGAATGTATGAGCCCTGAGGGAGATTACCTGGAGTGGGACGAGATCCTTAAAGGGGAGGTGCAGTCCATGCGCTGGATGTTTGAGAATAAGCCGCTGGATACCATTAAAGATGACACCCCAGATGAGGATGATGAAGTGAAGAACATTGCTCAGCAGGAAATCATTGCAGGAAGTGATGTCAAATACACAGCCTGGATGTTTGAGACCCAGCCCATGGATGCGCTGCGTGCAGACACCCCAGACTCCACCGTACAGACAGGGCAATTGACCGAGCTGGCAAGAGGAGACGTACGAACAGCCACATATCTTTTCGAGACCCAGCCACTGGATTGTCTGAATAAAATCTACCAGGAGGATGAGCAAGCCTTGGAGGTTGTCTTCACTAAAGATATTACAGGAGGGGATGTGAAAACGGCCAGGTATCTGTTTGAAACTCAACACTTGGATTCCCTCAGCCACACAGAGACCATTGAGGAGAGCCACTTCTTGAAACTGAAGTCAGAGCTTGAGGAGATCAAAGGGGAAGTGAAGACAACCACACGGATGTTTGAGACCCAGCCCATGTGTGTCATCAGGGGCAACTCTGGAAATATACTGGAGATCACCGCCATCCgcagggaggagatggagaaaggagaCGTGAAGACCTCCCGCTGGCTCTTTGAGACCCAGCCTCTGGACATGATCAACAAAGACCCTGCCAAGGTGAAGCTGATCTGTGGAGTCTCCATGGAGGACAACTCGCAGGGAGATGTGAACCGAGGGAGGTGGCTGTTCGAGACAAAGACACTGGACTCCATTAAAGATGAGGAATGGCAAAGCATCAGGCAAAAGGAGGAGATTATTGGAGCTGATGTGCGGAAGCACTGCCTGGTTTTCGAGACACAGCAGATGGATACTCTGAAAGACAACGCCAATGCCAGACATTTACCCTCAGAGGCGATTGTAGGAGGTGATGTGCAATCAGCAAAACATCTGTTTGAGACAGTGCCAATGGAGAACCTGAAGGATCTGGCGGAAGTAGGAAAACTTCAGAAGATGGTTGCGTCCGAGGAGGAGAAGGGCGATGTTAGACATCAGAAGTGGGTTTTTGAAAGTCAACCACTTGAAAACATaagggaggagaagaaggaaaTGACACGCTCTATAAACCTTGAAGAACTTGATAAGGGCGATGTCACAAATCACAAGGAAAGATTTGAAACCTTGGATTTAAGCAGATGTGAGGGGGCACAGAGAATTCAAGTTGAAGGTGTTACCAGTGGGTCTGTGAAATCAAACAAAGTTCTTTTTGAATCCACCCCGATGTATGCCATGCAAGACAGCGAGGGACACTACCACGAGGTGAAAACCGTGCGACGTGAGGAGATAGTAAAAGGAGATGTTAGAAGCTGCAGGTGGATGTTTGAAACACGTCCTATCGATGAGTTTGATGAAAGTAGCAATAAATTCCAGATTATAAAAGGTATATCAAAGGAGGAGATTGAATCGGGCGATGTCAAGACAGCCAAGTGGTTATTCGAAACTCAACCCCTCGATGGTATTAAACATTTCAGCAACACTGAAGAAGATGAAACTAAGACAAAGGAGAGTGTTGAAATTGAGAAAGGTGATGTGAAAACCTGCAGGTGGCTGTTCGAGACTCAACCAATGGATAATCTGTATGAGAAAGCAGATAAGGTGAGGAATGAGACTGAGGTTGAGGAGGTCAACAAAGGGGACGTCAAAACATGCACATGGCTCTTTGAGACTCAGAACCTCGATAACATCTGTGACCATTCAGAGTCCGAATCGGAGACCGTTCTCAAAACCTGCACTGTCAAACAAGAGGACGTCCATGGCAAAGATGTGCATCACGCTTGCTTCCTCTTTGAGACAGAGAACCTGGAGAACCTCACAGGGGAGGAGAGTGGTGCCTTCAGGAGGGTGACTAAGATTGATGTCCAGTCTGGAGATGTGTCTAGGATGAAGTTTCTCTTTCAGAATCGGTCTTCCGACATCATGACCTCAACCTCATCTGAAACAATGCATAAGCTGAAGACCCTTACGGCGGAGGAAATTCAGAAAGGAAATGTAGTAAACAACATGTGGCTTTTTGAAAACCAACCTATAGACACTATCCGCGAGGATACAGAGGAAGCCAAGGATACTCGCACCGTAACCGATGTGCAGGGAGGAAACGTTGGTCAAGGACGCTTCATTTTTGAGACTTACTCTCTCGATAAAATCCAGGAGGAGTCCACCGAGACTGAGATTTCAAAACTCCAGAGCATCATCAGGGACGATATAGAGAAAGGGGATGTAAAAAGCTACACCATGATGTTTGAAAATCAGCCACTGTATGCAATCTGTGACAAAGAGGGCCACTACCATGAAGTAACCACTATGACAAAGGAAGAAATCATGAGAGGAGATGTGGTGGGGGCCCGGTGGTTATTTGAGACAAAACCTCTGGATTCAATAAGGGACACAGATGACGTCTATGTCATCAAATCTGTCACTGAGGAGGACGTCCAGAAAGGTGATgtcagcacggccaggtggaggTTCGAAACACAACCTCTTGATGAAATCGCTGAGGACATGAAAGTGTTGACTAAAACAGTTGAAGATATCCAGGGTGGTGACGTGAAGACAAACAAACACCTTTTTGAGACAGATGAAATGTCCCAGAAGTATGTTAGAACTGTTAGCGTGAGTGAGATCCAAAAAGGGGACGTCAGGACTGCCTCATGGATGTTTGAAACGCATAGCATCGATAAGATCCATGGCGAGGGCTCAGAATATGATGAAATGGAGACAGTGACAAAAGAAGAAGTGATGAAAGGAGATGTCAAGCAGTCTGTGTGGCTCTTTGAAAAACAGCCGCTTGACAGCATTAAAGAGTCAGACGGAACAGAGACTGTTGTCACCCGGGAGGAGATCCCACAAGCAGATGTAAAGACAACAACATGGCTTTTTGAAACCACGCCTTTAACCAAATTTAATGAGAACAGTGTAGAAAGAACTGAAATAATGGGGAAGAGCATCAAAGAGACCCTTGAAGAGCTGTATTGTCAGAAAATGGTTGACTCACAAGGGATTCTCATTGAGACGGATGAGATAGGAGATGTCAGAATGGCAAAATACAGACTCATGAACCAAGATGCTCCAGAAATCCAGAAGGAGGAGGTGATCAGAGGGGATCTGAACAACATCATGATGAACCTCCTAAACAGACGAGAAATGACAGAGAAAGGGATAGTCATAGACCAGGAAGAGAGAGGCAACATCAACACAACAGTAAAACAGCTATTCAACCAAGAAAAGGGATTCAATGTTGAGAAGGAGGAAATCCTCAGAGGCGACATTCAAGAGGCCATCAACAACCTACTGAAGGAGGAGGGCTCCTCAAAACGTGGAATTCTGATTCAAGAAGATGAAAAGGGAGATGTGCGAATGACCATATACTCCCTCCTCAATAAGGAAGACGGTGCTGGCATTGAGAAGGAGGATATCATCAAAGGCAATGTCAGTAGGACCCTTCACAGACTCTTGTCCAACCCAGGGTCAGAGGAATCTAAAAGGATAAGGGTGGAAGACACGGAGAGGGGTAACGTTAGCTTTTACTCCACCTGTATTGAATCTGGGGCTCTGGATTACCTCAGACAACTCCAGTTTGAACCTAATGAGGAACAAGAACAGGCGCAGAAGGAACGCATCATTGGCGGCGACGTTATGGAAACCAAAATGACACTATGGAAGAATCAACAGCAGATTGAACGCACAGTAGCTGACGACGATATCGTCCCTGGTGATGTCAACAACACTGTGAAGGTGTTCATGATGGAACCTGCTCTCTTGCTGGAAAACCTGCAGAAAGAGGAAATTGTCAAGGGAGATCTGAGGGCGGCCCTGGACTCACTGACCAAAACTATTAGCAAGAGAGTCGTGATAGAGAAAGAGGAAGTGGTGAAAGGGGACCTGCACACCACTCTGAGGTCTTTGGAGGACGCTCAAAACCAAGCCAAGGAAATGGAAAAGCCAGAAATTGTCAGAGGTGATATCCGAGGAGCCCTCCAATCATTAGAGAAATCGGCGACCACCAAGACTGAGGTAACTGTTGAGGATTTAGTGCCCGGCGATATCAAAGGCACCTTGAAATCACTAGAAGAGGCTAAGCAGGCAGTGAAAGAGATGGAAAAGGAGGAGATTGTAAAGGGAGACATTCATACTGCGCTGAAGGGTTTGCATGAGGCCTCGAGTGAGAAAAAGCTTTACCAGCACCAAGTGAGTGAACAGGGGGACGTGAGAGGCACAATACAGCTCTTACTAGAACCATCCACATCCCCACGAATGCAACGCAGGGGAAGCACTGAGGGAGATGTGAAGACCTCCATAAAATGCCTCTACGAAGGGCAGGGGCAGGACCAGGATGAGGAGCAATCACagatggagaaggaggaggtgatAAAGGGAGACGTTAAAGGAGCGATAAAGAATCTGATGCAGAGAAAAGAATATTCCAATCGGAAAGTACGAAAGTATCCTCCCAGAAAAGCTCCCAGAGCTCATGTGAAAAATCCATTACCCACACAGCAAGTGGTGGACCATGAATACTCAGATGTGGCTAAGAATGAGAACGTCACAGTCAATCTAGCCCCTGCTGTGAAAAACCTGTCTCAGAGTCAGAGCAGTAAATTACAGGACACCACACAAAAGCACACTGAGATGTACACCGAGAACAAATCAGTGAAGAGCAGCAAGACCCTCACCCAAGAGGAACACTCTATGACAACACAGGTCCAAACAGTAAATATTTTGGAGGCCTCACAGCAGGAACATGGAAAAGAACAGACTCAAGTTAAAGAACAGACACATGTTAAACAACAGAGTGtgaaactgaaattgcaaccccCTCCTAAGCACATGATCATAAAGAAGAAAAACCTGACCAATCAGATGACTGATAATACATCAATGAATCAGATCACAGAGATTAAAGCAGCCAATCAGATGACTGTGAATCAATCAGCCAATCAGATGACTGTGAATCAATCAGCCAATCAGATGACTGTGAATAAATCAGCCaatcacatgactgagaataaaGCAGCCAATCATATGATTGTGAATAAATCAGCCAATCACATGACTGAAAATAAAGCATCCAATCAGATGAGTGTGAATAAATCAGCCAATCATATGACCGAGAATAAAGCAGCCAATCAGATGATTGTGAATAAATCAGCCAATCGCATGACTGAAAATAAAGCATCCAATCAGATGAGTGTGAATAAATCAGCCCATCATATGACTGAGAATAAAGCAGCCAATCAGATGATTGTGAATAAATCAGCCAATCATATGACTGAGAATAAAGCAGTCTCAGACATAAATGTGACgaaagaaacacagagagaaacacaagtCTCAGACATGAACGTGACAACACAGGTCAAAACAGTCAATATGTCTGAGTCCTCACAGCAGACACATGTTGAAGAACAGGCTGTGAAACAGAAAACACCACCAGCCCCTAAACCCATCTTCATAAACAAGAAAAACATGACCAATCAGATGACTAATAATACATCAACGAATCAGATGAAGGAGATTAAAGCAGccaatcagatgactgagaataAAGCAGCCGCAGACataaatgtgatgaaagaaacacaaAGCACATCTCAAACTATTATTGTTTCAAAGCAAACACAGGAAACAAAAACAATGAAACAGTTGCAAACAACAGTGACAGAGCATAAGACTGTCACACAAAAACACAATGTCAAAAATCTGAATACAAATTTCCGGAACATGGACATGAAGGGAAAAGGTATGCTAAAGAAAGGGACGCCTGAGATTCATTTCCCCCCTCCTCCCACGTCCTCACCTCCACCCTCTGAGTCTGAGATGTCTCTTCCTCCCCCGCCCTCACCAGTGGCAGGCTGCCCAATGTCCCTGTCAAGCCGTAGCCCAATGTTTCCCACATCCCGTCCCCTGATTATGAGACAGGACAGTGACCTTccgcctccacctcctccacccccagTAGAATGTGGGGAGCCCGACTTTTTCCCttctcccccacccccacccccaccctccgTGGCAGGGCAAGACTTTCTTCCTCCACCGCCCTCACAGCAAGAGCTAAACTCAATGCCACACCAAGTGCCTACACCACCACCTGGAAAGCCATTTAAAGCTAGGCCTTTATTCAAAATCCCAAAACCTGAGCCACCCAAGCAACCAATACTGGTCAAACCAAAATGGCAGAAAAAGCAAGTAGCACCACCAccgcctcctccacctcctcagccaaTGACAGTTCAAGCAGAACATAAAGAGGAAGGAGTAGTCCAGGAAGTCAAACGTGAAATCAGTTGTAAACAGGAAGAAAATACAAATACTACCAACACACAGGTTCAATCTGATTCTACAGTGTCCATGACTAAAATCCCTTCACCAATCCCAGTGGCAAAACCACCACAGGAAGAGTTGCCACGACCACCTAAAAAGGTATTCATCCCTCCAATCAAAATACCCCCACCTGCAGAACCTGCACCAGTGGCAAAACCTAAACCATTTGCCCGTAAATTCAAAACCCCACTGATGCTGGCAGAGGAAAGGTATCGTGTGCAAAGAGAGGAGGCTGAGAGAAACAAGTCACAAGACACAACTCCCGCCTCTTCACGAGTCACATCTCCCACCTCTCCTCCAACTAATATGATGCAGATGATGGGCTCAACCAATGTTGCAAGTGAACAACACTCAGATGCACACAAAACAGAGCAGTCAAAAGTGACCTCAGAGGTAACACATGAACAGGCTGAGGAAACTCAGTCTAAAAGCAAAGTACGCACAGCATCACAAGAGCCGCCCACGAAGAAAGCTCTATCACATATCCCCCTGAGCAAACCTTTGATCTCCATGGTAAATAAGGAATCAAACTCTGAATCTGGAAATATTTCCTCAGATAAGAAACACATTACCATTGATCAGTCCTCTATGGTCTCTTCTGGGAAAGAACTTGCCTCATCTGTTGCCTCCAGAAAACATCAGGCTGTTTTCTCTGGCAAGCATCAGGCTGTTTCAGTCTCTGCTGCTCACCCTCACCATGAGTCCAACATTAAAGTCCAATCTGGCTCTAATGTGATTTCGTCCTCAGTAGCTGAGCAGCAGAGTGGTATGACTGCTAGCTCACAGTCTATCATCTCCACTCAGAGCATTGTCCAGGAAAATGTAAATCTTCAAACCCAATCCGCCATCACATCCGACGCAGAGGATGCAAAGAATACCAACGCCTTTCTCACACAGGAAGTAAAAAATATTCCATCTCAGCCCACCAAAATCAAAATTCCAAAAGTGACACCAAATTTCAAGGTGAGAACAGTGAAGTTGCCAacagagaagaaggaggagaaaagCGAGGTGGTGGAAAAAGATCAACGAGCAGTGAAAAATGAATTACATGTACATCAAACGGGTATGGAGACTATTTCTAAGAGTGAGACCAGAGTAGTTCAGGAGAGCACCCAGATGGCCACCAGTAGCTCAGCAAAAAATGAAGTAAAGGTGGAGATGAATGTGACACAGGAGAAAGCTGAGGAGGTTGAGAAAACTGCAGCTGCCAAGGAAACAAAGCTGGAAATCCAAATGAAGACAAAGGCAAAGCAGAAAGGAATTAAAATCCCTTTGCCCAAAGAGCCAAAGCTAGTTCCCATGCCAGTAGCTCAAGCTCCAGGGCACTGCCACATATCTGTCTcccatagtcaacaaagcatgcaggaaCAGCACATTCAGAAGCACGAGCAAGTGATTGTTAATGCGAGAGTAGTTCAACAGAGCTTCCAGAAGCAGGAACAGCAGGTTCGCACACAAAAGCAGCAGGTCAAGTCTTTCCAACAACAAGGAGAAGTAAGCAAAATGCAGCAGCTTCAAGAGAGGTCAAAGGCAGAGTCTAAGGCTGTTTCCATGAACATTGCAGGGAATGCTGCAGCACAGACAGAAACAGCTCAATCAATGGTGGAAAGCACAGCTCAATCAGTGGAGGAGACCACAGATTCAGAGAAATGTGTAATGGTACAGAAGCTGCTATTTAACATTAAGCAGCTTCATCCAGGGAAAATGGATTCAAACTCAGTGAGGACAATACTTAGTGAGGTCCCTGACTGGTTGATGAGGGCGGAGGAAAAGCGTGATTTAACACAGGTTGCTGTTCAGCAGAATAAGAAGAAGCTCACAGAGATCATTTTTCGTGTGAGAAACCTAGCACAAGCAAAACTTGTATTCTTAGAAGGACACATGGCAGCCATGGCAAAACAGGAAAGTGAACCCGCACCTGCCTCACCACCTGCACCACACCCTGCACCACCACCTGCATCATCACCTGCATCATCACCTGCACCACCATCTGCACCACCACCTGCAAAAGCACTTGAAAAGAAAGGATTTGGAGGAGCAACTGCCAAGATATCTAAAATAAGCATTGGTTCGTCAAGGGTCGAAACCTATAAGAAAGTGGTTGAGGAGAAGAAGATCTCTCATGAGAGCAAAAAGCCAGAGCTGACTGAAGTAAAAGCTCCTGATCCCAGAGTTCCCTCTCCCACGCTTGCAACGCGAACACCTTCACCTACCTTCATAAGCATTGAATCAGTGAGGAGAACAAACTCACCCCTCATAGTGACACCCTCACCTCCTCCGTCATACAGGTCTGGTGCCACCccaaccccaccacctccccctccccGCACCCCTACCTCTCGGTTCTGTAGGGCCACACCCTCTCCCACCTTGAGCCGCTCAGAGAAGCTAGCCAAGTTGAAGGACTCCACTGTGAAGCTCTCTCGGGGCATGACCCCTCCCCCACCCATGCCTGAGTTTCTGACCACAGAGCAAGCCTCTGACAGAGAGGATTCCCCAGCGCTGATTGAACCTGAGATCCACATGCAGACGCAGGAGATGGAGACTGGGACGATGACTCCGGATGTGGCTGATATGGTTGACTCCATGATGACTGTCAGAGACAAAAAGTTCTTCTTTGAGGAAGCTCAGAAGGCAGAGGTGAGCAGGACATACATGCGGAAGGACCCCATAGAAATCCCAGAGCGCCTGGGTCCAGAGGATCTAGAGGAAGTTCCTGAGGTTGTGAATATAGACATAATGAAAGAGGATCTCCCTAGGCTTGACCTTTCAAAGCTGGTCAATCAATTTGAATCCCCACAACCAAAGCTGTACATCAGAAAAGATCCTATCGTCATCACAGATAGATTGGGAAGTGACACTGAAGATCCAGAGGCAGACCCCAAAACGCCAAAAACCGAtgaaacacctgccttcaacatCAAGGCCATCAAGAATGCCTTTGACTTGGGTGATCGTAATGCTCTCAAAGAagtgagagagaaacaagaggagagagagaggagagaatcagAATCTGCCGAACCGACGGGGCACTCCAAAACAAAGTCCGTCACTGAGGAGTTCTCTGGCGTGGATGAATTTGGCACCGTAACAAGAGGGGTGAGGAGCGAGACCAGCATGCACTCTGAGAGCCACATGAcccgccccctccctccctcttatgCCGACGTGGTGAAAGGGACGGTTGAAGAGATGGCAGTTCCTGTGGAGGCCGCCACCgaggacctactgaagagctTCCACCAGTCCTGGGCCGAAAGCGAGAGTGTGTTCCAGAATCTGGGATTCAGTGTCTCAGAACAGAGGACATCACAGATCGTAACACACCAGCAGGAGACTGTCGTGACGG AAAATTCGAGTTCCAGAGTCCGAACTGTGCACGGTGTGTCGGAAGAGGGTGTATCCGATGGAGTGTCTGATCGCAGACAAACACAATTTCCATAA